One segment of Amycolatopsis alba DSM 44262 DNA contains the following:
- a CDS encoding TrpB-like pyridoxal phosphate-dependent enzyme has protein sequence MVPHAWYNALPELGLTLPPDIGGQSRLARAKGMQVPASLLRQEMSTRRWIPIPEPVREHYLGWRPTPLRRASAFERSIGTNSRIYYKYEGGNLSGSHKLNTALAQAYYYKKAGARCLTVGTGAGQWGTAVAAACSVFGLECRVYMVRSSAEAKPYRPALMRMLGAEVISSPSPRTEAGRRAVAEGDDQGGSLAIALAEAVEDTTEPHTHFCAGSAETYSLLHQTVIGLEAIEQLKAAGEHADVVVASLGAGSNLGGLVLPFLSDLVEGGRPRCVSVESTACPKLTRGRYAYDYVDASGSIMQKMFTLGSTFVPPDMHAGGLRYHGTAKLVSALYDQGLLEARAYGQRSVFSSAAEFARCEGVLPAPESAHAVHAAALEARRADDEGREDCVVLGLSGHGLLDLAAYDSFSSGAMLDAVADDAAIARALDRLPSRPDARRAVTVD, from the coding sequence ATGGTCCCCCATGCCTGGTACAACGCCCTTCCCGAGCTGGGGCTGACCCTGCCGCCGGACATCGGCGGACAGTCACGCCTGGCTCGCGCGAAGGGGATGCAGGTACCTGCTTCCCTGTTGCGCCAAGAGATGTCGACGCGCCGGTGGATTCCCATCCCGGAACCGGTGCGTGAGCACTACCTCGGATGGCGGCCGACGCCGCTGCGCCGGGCGTCGGCCTTCGAGCGCTCGATCGGCACCAACAGCCGGATCTACTACAAGTACGAGGGCGGCAACCTCTCCGGCAGCCACAAGCTCAACACCGCGCTGGCCCAGGCCTACTACTACAAGAAGGCAGGCGCGAGATGCCTGACCGTGGGCACCGGTGCCGGGCAATGGGGCACCGCCGTGGCCGCGGCCTGCTCGGTCTTCGGGCTGGAATGCCGGGTCTACATGGTGCGCTCGAGCGCCGAGGCGAAGCCCTACCGGCCCGCCCTGATGCGCATGCTGGGCGCGGAGGTGATCAGCAGCCCGAGCCCGCGCACCGAGGCCGGGCGCCGGGCCGTCGCGGAGGGCGACGACCAAGGCGGCAGTCTCGCGATCGCCTTGGCCGAGGCCGTCGAGGACACCACCGAACCGCACACCCACTTCTGCGCGGGGAGCGCCGAGACATACTCGCTGCTGCACCAGACCGTCATCGGCTTGGAAGCCATCGAGCAACTCAAGGCGGCCGGGGAGCACGCCGACGTCGTCGTGGCCTCACTCGGCGCGGGGAGCAACCTCGGCGGTCTGGTGCTGCCGTTCCTGTCGGATCTGGTCGAGGGCGGGCGGCCTCGGTGCGTGTCGGTGGAGTCCACCGCCTGTCCGAAGCTGACCCGCGGCCGCTACGCCTACGACTACGTGGACGCGTCCGGCTCGATCATGCAGAAGATGTTCACTCTCGGCTCGACGTTCGTGCCGCCGGACATGCACGCCGGCGGGCTGCGCTACCACGGCACGGCCAAGCTGGTGAGCGCGCTCTACGACCAGGGACTGCTGGAGGCGCGCGCCTACGGCCAGCGGTCGGTGTTCTCCAGCGCCGCCGAATTCGCACGGTGCGAAGGCGTCCTCCCGGCGCCGGAGAGCGCGCACGCCGTGCACGCCGCGGCGCTGGAAGCGCGCCGCGCCGACGACGAGGGTCGCGAAGACTGCGTCGTGCTGGGGCTGAGCGGCCACGGGTTGCTCGACCTGGCCGCCTATGACAGCTTCAGCTCAGGCGCGATGCTCGACGCGGTCGCCGACGACGCGGCGATCGCGCGGGCGCTCGACCGCCTCCCCAGCCGGCCCGATGCCCGGCGGGCAGTGACGGTGGACTGA
- a CDS encoding acyl carrier protein — MRDFEIHALIKQLLLADNASVAELEVDGATSLATGGLELTSLELIRLLVGLEESLDIELDDEMIMNSHFGTVDDVVELVGRGLANSGRELSTTSSS, encoded by the coding sequence ATGCGGGACTTCGAGATCCACGCGTTGATCAAGCAACTGCTGCTGGCCGACAACGCGTCGGTGGCCGAACTGGAGGTGGACGGCGCCACGTCGCTGGCCACCGGCGGGCTGGAGCTGACCTCGCTGGAGCTGATCCGGCTGCTGGTCGGGCTGGAAGAGTCACTCGACATCGAACTGGACGACGAAATGATCATGAATTCGCACTTCGGCACCGTCGACGACGTGGTGGAACTGGTCGGCCGAGGGCTGGCGAACTCCGGCCGCGAGCTGAGCACCACCAGCTCCTCGTGA
- a CDS encoding NB-ARC domain-containing protein: MSLVLVSGPPGVGKSATALAAATAAAENFPCGQLFLDLRGSREAPLNAAEALTELLAALGVRHSAAADGVDSCRSLYRSLLAERPTLIVLDDAADTDQVEPLVPGTGASLVIVTSRRRLAGLETDLTLELGPLSMDDALAMITSAVGKDIVDQDPAAARSIVLSCGLLPSAIRIAAARIAARPVHPTRVLAERLRDPSSLLDELEVDGLSLRAELAPSYRALDHDGQRLFASLGGFDPDHISADAVARRLGMSTPVADRRLEALVSEGLVEPVLDAQGRPGYGMSTVLHAFARECQAEHDTVERN, translated from the coding sequence ATGAGCCTCGTCCTGGTGTCCGGCCCGCCCGGCGTCGGCAAAAGCGCCACCGCGCTCGCCGCCGCCACCGCGGCCGCCGAGAACTTCCCTTGCGGCCAGCTGTTCCTCGACCTGCGTGGTTCCCGCGAAGCACCGCTCAATGCCGCCGAAGCCCTGACCGAACTGCTCGCGGCGTTGGGGGTCCGTCACTCGGCCGCGGCCGACGGAGTGGATTCGTGCCGGTCGCTCTACCGGTCGCTGCTCGCGGAGCGGCCCACGCTCATCGTGCTCGACGACGCCGCGGACACCGACCAGGTCGAGCCGCTGGTGCCCGGTACGGGTGCGAGCCTGGTGATCGTCACGAGCAGGCGCCGGCTCGCGGGGCTGGAGACCGACCTCACCCTGGAGCTGGGTCCGCTGAGCATGGACGACGCGCTGGCGATGATCACGTCCGCGGTCGGGAAGGACATCGTCGACCAGGACCCGGCCGCGGCGCGCTCGATCGTGCTTTCCTGCGGGCTGCTTCCTTCGGCGATCCGGATCGCCGCCGCCCGGATCGCCGCGCGTCCGGTGCACCCGACTCGGGTGCTGGCCGAGAGGCTGCGGGACCCGAGCTCGTTGCTCGACGAGCTCGAAGTCGACGGGCTGAGCCTGCGTGCCGAATTGGCGCCGAGCTACCGCGCACTGGACCACGACGGGCAACGGCTTTTCGCCTCACTGGGCGGCTTCGATCCGGACCACATCAGCGCCGACGCGGTGGCCCGCCGCCTCGGCATGAGCACCCCCGTGGCCGACCGGCGCCTCGAAGCGCTGGTCTCCGAAGGACTCGTGGAGCCGGTGCTCGACGCCCAAGGAAGACCTGGCTACGGGATGTCCACCGTTCTGCACGCGTTCGCCCGTGAGTGCCAGGCCGAACATGACACCGTCGAAAGGAACTAG
- a CDS encoding AfsR/SARP family transcriptional regulator encodes MRFGVLGTLQVETTAGLVAIRAMRVRALLAVLLLSAPQVVSMERIVGGIWPVRPPRSAVDNVRTYVFQLRSLFEQIDQRDRLLSYPGGYCLAVEPEEVDLLRFQSLADHGHRAVSAGDVATGRGLLEKASTLWRDHPLPELELGAVVRARTTALDEQYWRVRSDLIAARLALGEHAEVVPTLYWLVGERSLDEALWAQLVTALYVSGRTGDALAALATARRTCREELGVDPGPELRELQAVVLDGGDLAKAPRRHQVAGDNAVLSATRALPAAPRNLVGRQGELSRVESLVGSGSPRPNLSVVA; translated from the coding sequence ATGCGTTTCGGGGTTCTTGGCACATTGCAAGTGGAGACCACGGCGGGTCTGGTGGCGATCCGCGCCATGCGGGTTCGCGCACTACTGGCGGTGCTTCTGCTCAGCGCTCCCCAGGTCGTTTCGATGGAGCGGATAGTGGGTGGCATCTGGCCGGTCAGGCCGCCGCGCTCGGCAGTGGACAACGTGCGGACTTACGTCTTCCAGCTGCGCAGTCTCTTCGAACAGATCGACCAACGCGACCGGCTGCTCAGTTACCCAGGCGGATACTGCCTCGCGGTAGAGCCCGAGGAAGTCGACCTGCTGCGGTTTCAGAGTCTCGCCGACCACGGGCACCGCGCGGTCTCGGCGGGCGATGTGGCGACCGGACGAGGTCTGCTGGAGAAGGCGTCCACGCTGTGGCGGGACCATCCGCTGCCCGAACTGGAACTGGGCGCGGTGGTACGGGCCAGGACGACGGCGCTCGACGAGCAGTACTGGCGGGTGCGCAGTGACCTGATCGCGGCCCGGCTCGCGCTGGGCGAGCACGCGGAGGTCGTACCGACCCTCTACTGGCTGGTCGGCGAACGATCCCTGGACGAAGCCCTGTGGGCACAACTGGTGACCGCGCTCTACGTGTCCGGCCGGACAGGCGACGCGCTCGCGGCACTGGCCACCGCTCGGCGGACCTGCCGAGAGGAACTGGGCGTCGACCCCGGTCCGGAACTGCGGGAACTCCAGGCCGTCGTGCTCGACGGCGGAGATCTGGCCAAGGCGCCACGGCGGCACCAGGTTGCCGGTGACAACGCGGTACTCAGCGCCACCAGGGCACTGCCTGCCGCACCGCGGAACCTGGTCGGCAGACAGGGCGAACTCAGCCGCGTCGAGTCCCTCGTCGGCTCCGGCTCGCCCCGGCCGAACCTGAGCGTCGTGGCATGA
- a CDS encoding amino acid adenylation domain-containing protein yields the protein MRGALVLDCLERAVVEVPDKVAVVDRHRSLSYRELAESSDRVAGWLASRGVGTGDVVPVLAERSVDLVTATVGVAKSGAAYAPVDAGFPARRRSSMIEQCRPKVILAATSNDDVDVPAGDVVRIADAVSQGGGVPAEAATATGLDAVYVVFTSGTTGEPKGVVVEHNSLARLIDWHNARFMMRPGCRSTLMAGVGFDVSQWEIWSALASGATIHVVEDEIRADPEALLDIYAEQALTHAYVPTALVPRLVRSEQPGSLRLRYLFCAGEKLHPVATAELPYTVVDYYGPTEATIYATCRVLPQQREHARPSIGHPVADTEAFVLDEGLGEVPKGEVGELCLAGGGLARGYLNSPKLTARRFVQSSRLKRRLYRTGDLARWLDDGTLEFLGRRDDQVKIRGYRVEPGDVEAALLKLPEVRSAAVVAAGTASADQRLVAFLVPDDPDTQEDELVADVRAGLQPELPDFMVPAVYRVVTELPTAATGKIDRIALRENAATTQPARPDRKGFGNETERAISVVWEEILGHCHFGPDDAFLEVGGDSMLAASAVQKIGARVGAKTHIRDVYEFPSIRMLATELGRRTSRRGAVTDGEPVRELRRDIALPAGFTVSGEPEPDALARPRHILLTGATGFVGIHLLDELLTTTQAHLHLPIRGAGTALATDRLRRLARRHRLELDFGRISVYPADLPERELGIDEADYRRLAEQVDLVYHSASAVNFIQPYSFMKRDNVDGLRQMIAFAVAGRTKPLILLSTISVFSWGHLFTGKTWMREDDDIDQNLPAVSTDIGYVRSKWVMEKIADLAAEQGLPLMTFRLGYATCHSRTGACADYQWWGRLVQTCTSLRAIPDLRELREGLTTVDYMAQAIAAVSRRPQALGQHFNLVPSPEQAITLTEFFDLLTRHCGQDFTVLPFKDWVAQWEQNPAAPLYPLRSMFTDDMHEGQSTVELYQNTYRWDTTNLQRYLVSTGVREPEFTPELLNRYLDHVQRNQEIRSDLASDT from the coding sequence ATGCGCGGCGCTCTTGTTCTTGATTGCTTGGAACGGGCTGTGGTGGAAGTCCCGGACAAAGTGGCGGTCGTCGATCGGCATCGGTCCTTGAGTTACCGTGAGCTCGCGGAGTCCAGCGACAGGGTGGCGGGCTGGCTGGCGAGCCGGGGTGTGGGAACGGGCGATGTGGTGCCGGTCTTGGCGGAGCGGTCTGTCGATCTGGTCACCGCGACGGTGGGCGTCGCGAAAAGCGGTGCCGCGTATGCTCCTGTCGACGCTGGATTCCCCGCCAGGCGCCGTTCGAGCATGATCGAGCAGTGCCGGCCCAAGGTGATACTGGCGGCGACGTCGAACGACGACGTCGATGTGCCTGCCGGTGACGTCGTCCGAATCGCGGACGCTGTCAGTCAGGGTGGCGGAGTGCCGGCTGAAGCAGCCACGGCAACTGGCCTCGACGCCGTCTATGTGGTGTTCACTTCGGGGACTACCGGTGAGCCGAAAGGCGTTGTCGTCGAACACAATTCGCTCGCCAGGTTGATCGACTGGCACAACGCGCGGTTCATGATGAGGCCAGGTTGTCGCAGCACGTTGATGGCCGGCGTGGGTTTCGACGTCTCGCAGTGGGAGATCTGGTCGGCGCTGGCTTCCGGGGCGACGATACATGTCGTCGAGGACGAGATCCGCGCGGATCCTGAGGCACTGCTCGATATCTACGCCGAACAGGCGCTCACCCACGCGTATGTGCCGACCGCGTTGGTCCCTCGGCTGGTGCGCAGCGAGCAACCGGGCTCCTTGCGGTTGCGCTATCTGTTCTGCGCGGGGGAGAAGCTTCATCCGGTGGCGACCGCCGAGCTGCCCTACACGGTCGTGGACTACTACGGCCCGACGGAGGCGACGATCTATGCGACCTGTCGGGTGCTGCCGCAGCAGCGCGAGCACGCCCGGCCTTCGATCGGGCACCCTGTCGCCGACACCGAGGCGTTCGTTCTCGACGAGGGTCTGGGCGAGGTACCGAAGGGTGAGGTGGGTGAGTTGTGTCTGGCGGGCGGTGGTCTGGCCAGGGGATATTTGAACAGCCCCAAGCTCACTGCCCGGCGCTTCGTGCAAAGTAGTCGGCTCAAGCGGCGGCTGTACCGCACCGGGGACCTGGCCCGATGGCTGGACGATGGCACGCTGGAGTTCCTCGGCCGCCGTGATGACCAGGTCAAGATCCGCGGCTATCGGGTGGAACCAGGGGACGTGGAAGCGGCACTGCTGAAACTCCCGGAAGTGCGCTCGGCGGCGGTCGTCGCGGCCGGCACGGCGAGCGCGGATCAACGGCTGGTCGCGTTCCTCGTGCCCGACGACCCGGACACGCAGGAGGACGAGCTCGTCGCCGACGTCCGCGCAGGTCTGCAGCCCGAACTGCCCGATTTCATGGTGCCCGCCGTCTACCGGGTCGTCACGGAGCTACCGACCGCCGCCACCGGCAAAATCGACCGTATCGCGCTGCGTGAAAACGCGGCGACCACACAGCCTGCCCGCCCGGATCGGAAGGGGTTCGGCAACGAGACCGAACGGGCTATCTCCGTTGTGTGGGAGGAAATCCTCGGGCATTGTCACTTCGGTCCCGACGACGCCTTCCTCGAGGTCGGCGGGGACTCGATGCTGGCTGCCTCGGCAGTCCAGAAGATCGGTGCGCGCGTCGGCGCGAAGACCCACATCCGCGACGTGTACGAGTTCCCGAGTATCCGGATGCTCGCCACCGAACTCGGCCGGCGCACCAGCCGACGTGGCGCTGTCACCGACGGCGAGCCGGTCCGTGAGCTGCGGCGTGACATCGCCCTCCCAGCCGGGTTCACGGTATCCGGGGAGCCAGAGCCGGACGCGCTGGCCAGGCCACGGCACATCCTGCTCACCGGGGCCACCGGATTCGTCGGTATCCACTTGCTGGACGAACTGCTCACCACCACCCAGGCACACCTGCACCTGCCGATCCGCGGCGCCGGCACCGCGCTCGCGACCGACCGGCTCCGCCGGCTCGCCCGCCGCCACCGGCTCGAACTCGACTTCGGCCGCATCTCGGTCTATCCCGCGGATCTGCCGGAACGGGAACTGGGAATCGACGAAGCGGACTACCGGCGGCTCGCCGAACAGGTCGACCTCGTCTACCACTCCGCCAGTGCCGTCAACTTCATCCAGCCGTACTCCTTCATGAAACGTGACAACGTGGACGGACTGCGGCAAATGATCGCCTTCGCCGTCGCAGGCAGGACGAAGCCCCTGATCCTGCTGTCGACCATCTCCGTGTTCAGCTGGGGCCACCTGTTCACCGGCAAGACGTGGATGCGCGAGGACGACGACATCGACCAGAACCTGCCCGCGGTCAGCACCGACATCGGCTACGTGCGCAGCAAATGGGTCATGGAGAAGATCGCGGATCTCGCAGCCGAACAGGGGCTGCCGCTGATGACCTTCCGGCTGGGCTACGCCACCTGTCACAGCCGCACCGGGGCGTGCGCGGACTACCAGTGGTGGGGACGGCTGGTGCAGACCTGCACCAGCCTGCGTGCCATCCCTGATCTGCGGGAGCTGCGTGAGGGCCTGACGACCGTCGACTACATGGCCCAGGCCATTGCCGCCGTGTCCCGCCGCCCGCAGGCTCTGGGACAGCACTTCAACCTCGTCCCCTCACCTGAACAGGCCATCACCCTCACCGAGTTCTTCGACCTGCTCACCCGCCATTGCGGCCAGGACTTCACCGTGCTGCCGTTCAAGGACTGGGTGGCACAGTGGGAGCAGAACCCCGCAGCTCCGTTGTATCCGCTGCGCAGCATGTTCACCGACGACATGCACGAGGGACAATCCACCGTCGAGCTCTACCAGAACACCTACCGCTGGGACACCACCAACCTGCAGCGCTACCTCGTCTCGACAGGCGTCCGCGAACCCGAATTCACCCCGGAACTGCTCAACCGCTACCTCGACCATGTACAGCGAAACCAGGAAATACGGTCTGACCTGGCGTCAGATACCTGA
- a CDS encoding IclR family transcriptional regulator, giving the protein MDPELELKSAKNREKGGISQFVGRMMTVLEAIQVSVEPPGLADIARRTRLPKSTVHRLLVKLVEHDVVRRQADCYMLGPTMWRLLEEGYPGSEFLRQAIKPVLVQLYSRTGYIAGLAVPDDSTVRFIDTVYDEVYLPAIKRIESSSLLQDSAAGKILLAYDRNLATGLVSQLGTGLERELSAIRKREIAIETGASISAVAIPVFDAERKPVAALSLGAYSDRFQSGLARAMLRRARDHVTLLTRCHAAGAYTRHRRPAKSLRRRSR; this is encoded by the coding sequence ATGGATCCTGAGCTGGAATTGAAGTCCGCGAAGAACCGTGAAAAAGGGGGAATAAGTCAGTTTGTCGGAAGAATGATGACAGTGCTCGAGGCAATTCAGGTCTCGGTGGAACCTCCGGGATTGGCGGACATCGCGCGGCGCACGAGGCTTCCGAAGAGCACTGTTCATCGGCTTTTGGTCAAGCTGGTCGAGCATGACGTAGTTCGGCGTCAAGCCGATTGCTATATGCTGGGGCCGACAATGTGGCGCCTTCTGGAAGAAGGCTATCCAGGGTCCGAATTTCTGCGTCAGGCGATCAAGCCGGTATTGGTTCAACTGTACTCGAGGACCGGGTACATTGCTGGGCTCGCGGTTCCAGACGACTCGACGGTAAGATTCATTGATACCGTATATGACGAGGTTTACCTGCCGGCCATCAAGCGAATAGAAAGCAGCTCCCTGCTGCAGGACAGTGCTGCGGGAAAGATTCTTCTCGCCTACGATCGGAACCTTGCGACCGGGTTGGTGTCGCAACTCGGGACGGGATTGGAGCGCGAACTGTCCGCGATCAGAAAACGGGAGATCGCGATAGAAACGGGGGCCAGTATCTCCGCTGTCGCCATCCCGGTTTTCGATGCCGAGCGTAAGCCGGTGGCGGCGTTGAGTCTCGGTGCGTACTCGGATCGGTTTCAGTCCGGATTGGCGCGTGCCATGTTGCGTCGCGCGCGCGATCACGTGACCCTGCTCACGCGGTGTCATGCCGCCGGGGCGTACACGAGGCACCGGCGGCCTGCCAAAAGCCTTAGACGCCGAAGCCGGTGA